One segment of Paenibacillus sp. FSL R7-0337 DNA contains the following:
- a CDS encoding LTA synthase family protein has translation MSSQTVKRWLLKPFVFFSILFLLKSLLAWGVIFDDLKFWQSVLTELPFVWALFFLIERFASRRKLGYYMTVNLLVTAIFFAAIMYFKYYGVIVTYHAAEQVNQVTAVKNSVFSLMDPYYLLIFTDIIVLGFYFFINKNGRTYKKDQINRRSGRTLHVVLFAVSLGLCLFNILPNKASMNEIKKAQEMGILNYEAYTIFAKDKTELVEASEITQSTINQLKGTDASAVSAYAGAAKGKNLIVIQLESFQSFLLGLKVDGQEITPNLNRLMEQSLYFTNFYQMVGQGNTSDAEFVVNSSFYIPPQGAATMSYIDKQLPSLPRLLGDNGYQTATFHTNVVEFWNRGELYKALGWQKYYDHQFFGDEDAFFFGASDEVLYRKSSEKLKEMSDAGQPFYAQVISMSAHHPFTIPEEKHKMKLPERYEGTFVGDYVRSQNYADYAFGQFVDELKASGLWENSLVMVYGDHMGLPIYSLDHDDKQLMKEIYGYDYSYANMLNIPLLIHGEGIAPQKLAQVGGEVDIMPTAASLLGVSMDNNIHFGQDLLSQSYNLLPQRYYLPTGSFISSSALLIPGNSFEDNTQYPLATGGTAPAGNEDEYNRALRLRQLSDSYVTQLPDKEPAAE, from the coding sequence GTGTCATCCCAAACTGTGAAACGATGGCTCCTTAAGCCATTTGTGTTCTTTTCCATTCTTTTTCTGCTCAAAAGCCTGCTGGCCTGGGGTGTAATCTTTGATGATTTAAAGTTCTGGCAATCCGTATTGACGGAGCTGCCCTTTGTCTGGGCCCTGTTTTTCCTGATTGAGCGCTTTGCTTCCAGACGGAAGCTCGGCTATTACATGACGGTCAATCTGCTGGTTACCGCGATCTTTTTTGCCGCCATTATGTACTTCAAATATTACGGGGTCATTGTCACTTACCATGCCGCCGAGCAGGTGAACCAGGTCACTGCCGTCAAGAACAGTGTGTTCTCATTGATGGACCCTTATTATCTGCTGATCTTCACCGATATCATTGTGCTGGGCTTCTACTTCTTCATTAACAAGAACGGCCGCACTTATAAAAAAGACCAGATCAACCGGCGCAGTGGCCGGACGCTGCATGTCGTACTGTTCGCCGTCTCGCTCGGACTCTGCCTGTTCAATATTCTTCCGAATAAGGCGAGCATGAATGAGATCAAGAAGGCCCAGGAGATGGGCATCCTTAATTATGAAGCATACACGATCTTTGCCAAAGATAAAACCGAGCTGGTAGAGGCTAGTGAAATCACACAGAGCACGATTAACCAGCTCAAGGGCACCGACGCTTCAGCAGTCTCCGCTTATGCCGGTGCCGCCAAGGGCAAGAATCTGATTGTGATCCAGCTCGAGTCCTTCCAGAGTTTCCTGCTTGGTCTTAAGGTAGACGGCCAGGAGATTACCCCTAACCTGAACCGTCTGATGGAGCAGAGCCTGTACTTCACGAACTTCTATCAGATGGTCGGCCAGGGCAACACCTCCGATGCGGAATTCGTGGTCAATTCGTCCTTCTATATTCCTCCGCAGGGTGCAGCTACCATGTCTTATATCGACAAGCAGCTGCCGAGTCTGCCCCGTCTTCTGGGAGATAACGGCTATCAGACGGCCACGTTCCACACCAACGTAGTGGAATTCTGGAACCGGGGCGAGCTGTACAAGGCCCTCGGCTGGCAGAAGTATTACGATCACCAGTTCTTCGGTGACGAGGACGCCTTCTTCTTCGGCGCTTCCGATGAAGTGCTCTACCGCAAATCCTCGGAGAAGCTGAAGGAAATGAGCGATGCGGGCCAGCCATTCTATGCTCAGGTCATCTCCATGTCGGCGCATCACCCGTTCACTATTCCTGAAGAGAAGCACAAGATGAAGCTTCCTGAGCGGTATGAAGGAACCTTTGTCGGCGATTATGTGCGGTCGCAGAACTATGCGGACTATGCCTTCGGACAGTTTGTAGATGAACTGAAGGCGAGCGGATTATGGGAGAACAGTCTGGTTATGGTCTACGGCGACCATATGGGACTGCCGATTTATTCGCTGGATCATGATGACAAGCAGCTAATGAAGGAAATCTACGGATATGATTACAGCTACGCCAATATGCTCAACATTCCGCTGCTCATCCATGGTGAGGGAATTGCTCCGCAGAAGCTTGCGCAGGTAGGCGGAGAAGTCGATATTATGCCTACGGCCGCCAGCCTGCTGGGGGTATCGATGGATAACAACATTCACTTCGGCCAGGATCTGCTCAGCCAGTCCTACAATCTGCTGCCGCAGCGGTATTACCTGCCTACCGGCTCCTTCATTTCCAGCTCTGCCCTGCTGATTCCGGGCAACAGCTTCGAGGATAATACCCAATACCCGTTGGCTACCGGAGGTACTGCTCCGGCCGGCAACGAGGATGAATACAACCGCGCTCTGCGGCTGCGCCAGCTGTCTGACAGCTATGTTACACAATTGCCGGATAAAGAACCTGCCGCAGAATAG
- a CDS encoding ATP-dependent DNA helicase, with translation MEHTEITLSVRALVEFAYSSGSLEPGFRSGAAMTEGTRSHQLIQKQYKEGDRKEVYLKTGIPYGDLLFQIDGRCDGLLTAEDGSLTVEEIKSMAGIPDPALEGKEVHWAQAYMYAYMLATELELPYIQVKLTYVQRGSEAQYSLYREMTREALTAFALETVSRYAPYAEMMVRYKAKRGESISALSFPFSAYRPGQRHFAAAVYTSIAEGANLFAQAPTGIGKTMSTLFPAVKALGEGKAAGIFYLTAKTVTRIAAQEAASMLNRRGLHLHVIALTAKEKACFREEGICGNDSCAYAEGYYDRINGALIDMLEQETLMTRETIASYAHKHQVCPFEFSLDAAYACDVVICDYNYIYDPRISLKRMSEERKKNTVLLVDEAHNLVDRGREMYSASLTKAPFLALSRTYKTANPRLGTAAKAVNTFFIALRKICGDKGAGEWAAYPEKLPELLENFAAEAELELLNPSSLIGSAQAEEEGENSLLDTFYAVQAMLRTFKTYDERYITYAEVRSGDVYLKLFNLDPSHLLQQMGKSFRSQILFSATLSPLSYYRDMIGAGEEDYSLSLATPFHKEQWQVSVLPVSTRFHDREASIQPLSNALKGLVSKKGNYLVFFPSYLYLKHVYEVFTEKYPEVPTLLQGSGMSEPERESFLAAFRPDNPEPLLGFAVLGGIFSEGVDLPGDRLNGVMVVGVGLPQVGLERNLLRSYFQSQGKNGFDYAYIYPGMCKVQQAGGRLIRSESDSGVIVLADDRFMQQSYRQLLPEEWRDYSVMT, from the coding sequence ATGGAGCATACAGAAATCACACTGTCCGTGAGGGCGCTTGTGGAATTTGCCTACAGCAGCGGCAGTCTGGAGCCGGGCTTCCGCAGCGGAGCCGCCATGACGGAGGGAACGCGCAGCCATCAGCTGATCCAGAAGCAATACAAGGAAGGGGACCGCAAGGAGGTCTATTTGAAGACCGGAATTCCTTATGGGGATCTGCTGTTCCAGATTGACGGGCGCTGCGACGGCCTGCTTACGGCAGAGGATGGGAGTCTGACGGTGGAGGAGATCAAGTCCATGGCCGGAATCCCGGACCCTGCGCTAGAAGGGAAGGAGGTACATTGGGCCCAGGCATACATGTACGCTTACATGCTGGCAACGGAGCTGGAGCTTCCTTATATCCAAGTGAAGCTCACCTATGTGCAGCGGGGAAGCGAGGCGCAGTACAGTCTCTACCGGGAGATGACTCGCGAAGCGCTGACGGCCTTCGCGCTAGAGACCGTAAGCAGGTACGCACCGTATGCCGAGATGATGGTCCGTTACAAGGCGAAGAGAGGGGAGAGCATCTCTGCCCTGTCCTTTCCGTTCTCGGCCTACCGGCCCGGCCAGCGCCATTTCGCTGCCGCAGTCTATACCTCCATTGCTGAGGGGGCGAACCTCTTCGCCCAGGCACCGACAGGCATCGGCAAAACCATGTCCACTCTATTCCCGGCGGTCAAAGCGCTGGGCGAAGGCAAGGCAGCCGGTATCTTCTATCTGACTGCCAAGACAGTTACACGGATCGCGGCGCAGGAGGCTGCCTCGATGCTGAACCGCCGCGGGCTGCATCTGCATGTCATTGCGCTGACGGCGAAGGAGAAGGCCTGTTTCCGGGAGGAGGGCATCTGCGGCAATGATTCCTGCGCTTATGCGGAGGGGTATTATGACCGGATCAATGGCGCACTGATCGATATGCTGGAGCAGGAGACGCTGATGACCCGGGAGACGATCGCCAGCTATGCCCATAAGCATCAGGTCTGCCCATTTGAATTCTCGCTGGATGCCGCCTATGCCTGCGATGTTGTGATCTGCGACTACAATTATATTTACGACCCGCGCATCAGTCTGAAGCGCATGTCTGAGGAGCGTAAGAAGAACACCGTGCTGCTGGTGGATGAAGCGCATAATCTGGTGGACCGGGGCCGGGAGATGTATTCTGCTTCGCTCACCAAGGCGCCCTTCCTGGCACTCAGCCGGACCTATAAGACGGCGAATCCAAGGCTCGGCACTGCTGCCAAAGCGGTGAACACCTTCTTCATTGCGCTGCGTAAGATTTGCGGTGACAAGGGTGCGGGAGAGTGGGCGGCCTATCCCGAGAAGCTGCCGGAGCTGCTGGAGAACTTCGCGGCCGAAGCCGAGCTGGAGCTGCTGAATCCCTCTTCTCTTATAGGCTCCGCGCAGGCAGAGGAGGAGGGGGAGAACAGCCTGCTGGATACCTTTTACGCGGTACAGGCGATGCTCCGCACCTTCAAAACCTACGATGAACGCTACATCACCTATGCCGAGGTGCGCAGCGGAGATGTGTATCTGAAGCTGTTCAATCTCGATCCGTCGCATCTGCTGCAGCAAATGGGCAAGAGCTTCCGCAGCCAGATTCTGTTCTCTGCGACCCTATCGCCGCTCTCGTATTACAGAGATATGATCGGTGCAGGCGAGGAGGATTACAGTCTGAGCTTGGCTACGCCTTTTCACAAAGAGCAGTGGCAGGTATCTGTGCTGCCGGTATCCACCCGGTTTCATGACCGTGAGGCTTCTATACAGCCGCTTAGTAATGCGCTCAAAGGCCTGGTCTCGAAGAAGGGCAACTACCTGGTCTTCTTCCCCTCCTATCTCTACTTGAAGCATGTCTATGAGGTGTTCACTGAGAAGTACCCTGAAGTCCCCACGCTGCTGCAGGGCAGCGGAATGAGCGAGCCGGAGCGGGAGAGCTTCCTGGCGGCCTTCCGCCCGGATAACCCGGAGCCGCTGCTTGGCTTTGCCGTGCTGGGAGGTATTTTCTCGGAAGGGGTGGATCTGCCCGGTGACCGGTTGAACGGGGTGATGGTCGTAGGTGTCGGACTCCCGCAGGTGGGACTGGAGCGCAATCTGCTGCGGAGCTATTTCCAGTCACAGGGCAAGAACGGCTTCGATTATGCTTACATCTACCCGGGTATGTGCAAGGTGCAACAGGCCGGAGGACGGCTGATCCGCAGTGAGAGCGACAGCGGGGTCATTGTGCTCGCTGACGACCGCTTCATGCAGCAATCCTACAGGCAACTGCTTCCAGAGGAGTGGCGGGACTACTCTGTGATGACCTAA
- a CDS encoding CidA/LrgA family holin-like protein, with the protein MKKIALGLLQVAGLTVFSLLVNGLTSLLHIPLPGSIIGMILLFLLLESGVIRLNWVEAGASWLLAELLLFFIPSAIGVMNYSKLLESFGLQVLAVVLVGTFAVMASSGLLTGVIYKVKERRSS; encoded by the coding sequence ATGAAAAAGATTGCCTTAGGCTTACTGCAGGTGGCCGGCCTAACCGTGTTCTCCCTGCTGGTTAACGGATTAACCTCACTACTGCATATTCCGCTTCCCGGAAGCATTATCGGGATGATTCTATTATTCCTGCTGCTCGAATCCGGCGTGATCCGTCTGAACTGGGTGGAGGCAGGTGCTTCGTGGCTGCTGGCTGAACTGCTGCTGTTCTTCATTCCATCGGCTATAGGGGTGATGAACTACTCGAAGCTGCTGGAATCCTTCGGCCTGCAGGTACTGGCTGTTGTGCTCGTGGGCACCTTTGCTGTCATGGCCAGCTCAGGTCTGCTGACAGGTGTTATCTATAAAGTAAAGGAGCGTAGAAGCTCATGA
- a CDS encoding LysR family transcriptional regulator, whose product MDIRQLEYFVQAARLNSFSRAAESLYITQPTISKMIRNLETELGADLFYREGRSIRLTDAGELLLVKAQNIVESFASLSSELDSLRNLKQGHIRIGLPPMVGASFFPAVIGEFHRKYPEVTIRLHEDGAKKVEDDVESGLLDIGAIVLPVDEARFHSFTFVEERLELLVPAGHRLDGAQQVPLKELAGEEFVLFREDFALHDRIISECVRAGFQPKVVYESSQWDLISRMVAAGMGIALLPETICRDIDRSRITVIPLTEPVIPWQLGMIWRKDRYLSFAAREWIAFAMNVLGERYHPPEPPEDI is encoded by the coding sequence ATGGATATCAGACAGCTGGAGTATTTCGTGCAGGCCGCCAGGCTGAACAGCTTCTCCAGAGCCGCAGAATCGTTGTATATCACCCAGCCGACCATCAGCAAGATGATCCGCAATCTGGAGACGGAGCTGGGGGCTGATCTCTTCTACCGCGAGGGCCGGAGCATCCGCCTGACGGATGCCGGAGAGCTGCTGCTCGTCAAGGCGCAGAACATTGTAGAGTCCTTCGCCAGCCTCTCCTCCGAGCTGGACAGCCTGCGCAATCTGAAGCAGGGGCATATCCGTATCGGACTGCCGCCCATGGTGGGAGCGAGCTTCTTCCCGGCGGTCATCGGGGAATTCCACCGCAAGTATCCCGAGGTGACGATCCGGCTGCATGAGGACGGAGCAAAGAAAGTAGAAGATGACGTTGAGTCCGGCCTGCTCGACATCGGGGCGATTGTGCTGCCGGTGGATGAGGCCAGGTTCCACAGCTTCACCTTTGTGGAAGAGCGGCTGGAACTGCTGGTCCCCGCCGGGCACCGTCTGGACGGAGCGCAGCAGGTACCGCTGAAAGAGCTGGCCGGGGAGGAGTTCGTCCTGTTCCGGGAGGACTTCGCCCTGCATGACCGGATAATTTCGGAATGCGTGAGAGCGGGCTTCCAGCCCAAGGTGGTCTATGAAAGCTCCCAGTGGGATCTGATCAGCCGGATGGTCGCCGCCGGGATGGGCATTGCGCTGCTGCCGGAGACGATCTGCCGGGATATCGACCGTTCGCGGATTACCGTCATTCCCCTGACAGAGCCGGTAATTCCCTGGCAGCTGGGCATGATCTGGCGCAAGGACCGCTATCTGTCCTTTGCCGCAAGAGAGTGGATTGCTTTTGCGATGAATGTACTCGGGGAGCGGTATCACCCGCCGGAGCCTCCGGAAGATATATAA
- a CDS encoding methyl-accepting chemotaxis protein: MKLATKLTWMMLIVLLLVGSSIGFFGYHAAYKQIDEAAGIELVGCANITTGLIDPADITALAAGDTSKLAAIEDRIGWISDHKPIFKEAFILSLDGKVLAADKNFKKRGYKAGDPFYFSDEDKEMITTMKHSAYSKVYTYQGTSLKTGYGPIYQDHDPTKPIIALMAINFDGPLIQSRTMDIITQPFLIGSSILIIAILAAYLLIRRMVSPLTKLSASVNTVAKGDLTREPLLFTAKDEVGKLARDFNAMTLSLRDLITQVNDTSMLVASSSQELSASAQETNRAGEHSVNVTLDLADGAHTQLQNLEGSFKAVQDMSHFITEIAGNADSAMNQAAINSQKARTGRESMDSTTSQMAVVGASISDLSGIIETLGSHSKEIENIVGTIASIAEETNLLSLNAAIEAARAGEEGRGFAVVAGSVRKLAERSAGSARQIGELVSLIVQQMDKAGETMKHSTEEMHHGKEMIIAAGHSFSEIESSVSDMSAHSQQISATVRELALLSDGLVASIQKIVAVSNQTAEGAETLSASSQEQLAAMQEVESSAAFLSSLAEKLQVLVENFKI, translated from the coding sequence ATGAAATTGGCAACAAAATTAACATGGATGATGCTGATTGTATTGCTACTGGTTGGTTCATCCATAGGCTTCTTCGGTTATCATGCGGCTTACAAGCAGATCGATGAAGCTGCAGGTATTGAATTGGTAGGCTGCGCCAATATAACCACCGGCCTTATCGATCCTGCCGACATAACCGCTCTGGCTGCCGGGGATACCAGCAAGCTGGCTGCAATCGAAGACCGCATCGGATGGATCAGTGATCACAAGCCTATTTTCAAAGAAGCCTTCATTCTTTCACTGGACGGCAAGGTGCTGGCCGCTGACAAGAACTTCAAGAAACGCGGCTACAAAGCCGGAGACCCCTTCTACTTCTCAGATGAAGATAAAGAAATGATTACCACCATGAAGCATTCCGCCTACTCGAAAGTGTATACATATCAGGGTACCTCCCTCAAAACCGGCTACGGCCCCATCTATCAGGACCATGACCCTACCAAACCCATCATTGCATTAATGGCGATTAACTTCGACGGCCCGTTAATTCAATCCCGGACCATGGATATCATCACCCAGCCCTTCCTGATCGGCAGCTCGATTCTGATTATTGCAATTCTCGCCGCCTATCTGCTCATCCGCCGGATGGTCAGCCCGCTCACCAAGTTGTCTGCATCAGTCAACACGGTAGCCAAAGGCGATCTGACCCGGGAACCGCTGCTCTTCACGGCCAAGGACGAGGTCGGCAAGCTTGCCCGTGACTTCAATGCCATGACCCTGAGTCTGCGTGACCTGATCACACAGGTCAATGATACATCCATGCTGGTTGCCTCCTCTTCCCAGGAGCTGTCCGCCAGCGCCCAGGAGACCAACCGGGCCGGAGAGCACAGCGTTAATGTCACCCTGGATCTGGCCGACGGGGCACATACCCAGCTGCAGAATCTGGAGGGCAGCTTCAAGGCCGTACAGGATATGTCGCATTTCATTACTGAAATTGCAGGCAATGCGGACAGCGCGATGAATCAGGCAGCCATCAACTCCCAGAAAGCCCGGACAGGCCGGGAATCTATGGACTCGACCACCTCCCAGATGGCCGTTGTTGGCGCGAGCATCTCGGATCTTTCCGGCATTATCGAGACGCTGGGCAGCCATTCCAAAGAGATTGAGAATATTGTCGGCACCATAGCCAGTATTGCCGAGGAGACGAACCTGTTATCCCTTAATGCGGCTATTGAAGCTGCACGGGCCGGAGAAGAGGGCCGCGGCTTCGCCGTTGTGGCAGGCTCTGTACGCAAGCTGGCTGAACGTTCGGCCGGATCTGCCCGCCAGATCGGTGAGCTGGTCAGTCTGATTGTCCAGCAGATGGACAAGGCCGGAGAGACCATGAAGCACTCCACGGAAGAGATGCATCACGGCAAAGAGATGATTATAGCCGCCGGACATTCTTTCTCCGAGATTGAGTCTTCCGTCTCCGATATGTCTGCACACAGCCAGCAGATTTCGGCCACCGTGCGTGAGCTTGCCCTGCTCTCTGACGGGCTTGTCGCTTCGATCCAGAAGATCGTAGCGGTCTCCAATCAGACAGCAGAAGGCGCGGAGACCTTGTCCGCTTCATCCCAGGAGCAGCTTGCGGCCATGCAGGAGGTCGAATCCTCCGCCGCATTCCTCTCCTCTCTGGCAGAGAAGCTGCAGGTATTAGTCGAGAATTTCAAAATTTAG
- a CDS encoding MarR family transcriptional regulator — MSQEVNPLIERVGLSMWKVQRRIMSQMSMHKELGLTVPQFGLLHMIFQEQKARVIQLADKMEVKSSAVTVMLDRLELLELIARVPDENDRRAVIVTITGKGQEVLEEAQRRSLLLLGEHLAILEPAELENFADYYLMLENQER, encoded by the coding sequence ATGTCACAAGAAGTCAATCCTTTGATCGAACGTGTGGGATTATCCATGTGGAAGGTTCAGCGCAGAATCATGTCACAGATGTCAATGCATAAGGAATTGGGGTTGACTGTGCCGCAATTCGGGCTGTTACATATGATCTTTCAGGAGCAGAAGGCACGGGTGATTCAGCTGGCGGACAAGATGGAAGTGAAGTCCAGTGCAGTCACCGTCATGCTCGACCGCCTGGAGCTGCTGGAGCTGATCGCCCGCGTGCCTGACGAGAATGACCGCAGAGCGGTGATCGTCACGATTACCGGCAAGGGGCAAGAGGTGCTGGAAGAAGCACAGCGCCGGTCACTGCTGCTGCTGGGAGAGCATCTGGCCATTCTGGAGCCGGCAGAGCTGGAGAACTTCGCGGATTATTATCTCATGCTGGAGAATCAGGAGCGTTAA
- a CDS encoding Gfo/Idh/MocA family oxidoreductase has protein sequence MTLNIGLVGTGWFSKVHADLLAGMEDVSLKAVCGSSKLKGEEMARPYGAEGYGEITEMLDSHKLDAVYICVPPQSHGAIERALIRRDIPFFIEKPLGSSTAIPASLLEDIKQHQLLTSVGYHFRYQENIQRLKQTLAGDKVGMITGEWMGGMPGVAWWRNQEQSGGQFTEQTTHIVDLLRYLAGEVTEVYGMFGNRIMHEKHEGVTVADVGTVSLKLASGIIASISNTCVLPGEVNKAGISFYNDNGMLDWNPERLLEVRSGDSKEYKNTGNPYAVESEAFLYAVRTGDRSRILSDYEDGYKTLKVTCAAYESAQSGLPVKL, from the coding sequence ATGACTCTTAATATCGGACTTGTTGGAACAGGCTGGTTCTCCAAGGTACATGCGGATTTGCTGGCGGGCATGGAGGATGTGTCGCTGAAGGCCGTCTGCGGCAGCAGCAAGCTTAAGGGAGAAGAGATGGCCCGCCCTTACGGGGCCGAAGGCTACGGGGAGATTACCGAGATGCTGGACAGCCACAAGCTGGATGCTGTCTACATCTGTGTGCCGCCACAGTCGCACGGGGCGATTGAGCGGGCGCTGATCCGTAGAGATATCCCCTTTTTCATCGAGAAGCCGCTAGGCTCAAGTACGGCCATTCCGGCCAGTCTGCTGGAGGATATTAAGCAGCATCAGCTGCTGACCTCGGTAGGCTATCATTTCCGCTACCAGGAGAATATTCAGCGGCTGAAGCAGACGCTTGCCGGAGACAAGGTAGGGATGATTACCGGAGAATGGATGGGCGGAATGCCCGGCGTGGCGTGGTGGCGCAATCAGGAGCAGTCCGGCGGGCAATTCACGGAGCAGACGACGCATATCGTTGACCTGCTGCGTTATCTGGCCGGTGAGGTGACAGAGGTCTACGGCATGTTCGGCAACCGGATTATGCATGAGAAGCATGAAGGGGTGACTGTAGCCGATGTGGGCACCGTGTCACTGAAGCTTGCAAGCGGCATTATCGCCAGCATCTCCAATACCTGTGTGCTACCCGGTGAGGTGAACAAGGCCGGAATCAGCTTCTATAATGACAACGGCATGCTTGACTGGAACCCGGAGCGTCTGCTCGAAGTCCGCAGCGGGGACAGTAAGGAATACAAGAATACGGGCAACCCTTATGCGGTAGAGAGCGAAGCCTTCCTGTACGCAGTCCGCACCGGAGACCGCTCCCGTATTCTCAGCGATTATGAGGACGGGTACAAGACGCTGAAGGTAACCTGCGCTGCGTATGAATCTGCCCAGAGCGGATTGCCTGTGAAGCTATAG
- a CDS encoding CidB/LrgB family autolysis modulator, whose amino-acid sequence MTGLLFLGLTITVYLITKRIYAASGKMYTSPLIITPLVIIGFLLITGSSYESYNAGGKWLSDLLQPATIAFAIPLHKNFKLLKKHAAEIAAGVLSGTVMAVLSSMLLAKLMHLSGDLATSLVPRSVTTPIAMSISQSIGGVPSITAVFVILTGVLGTMMGPSVLRLFHIENEVARGVSLGTAAHGTGTSKAFELSSLTGTISSISMILAALFSIGLAPAMLAVFIH is encoded by the coding sequence ATGACTGGACTATTATTCCTTGGACTTACCATCACCGTATATCTTATAACCAAACGGATCTATGCGGCCAGCGGTAAAATGTACACCTCTCCGCTGATCATCACCCCGCTGGTCATCATCGGCTTCCTGCTGATCACAGGCAGCTCTTATGAATCATACAATGCAGGCGGCAAATGGCTGTCAGACCTGCTTCAGCCGGCGACAATCGCCTTCGCGATTCCGCTGCACAAGAACTTCAAGCTGCTCAAAAAGCACGCCGCCGAAATTGCGGCAGGCGTGCTGTCAGGAACGGTAATGGCTGTACTATCTTCCATGCTGCTGGCCAAATTAATGCACCTGAGCGGAGATCTCGCCACCAGCCTGGTCCCGCGTTCGGTAACTACACCGATTGCCATGAGCATCTCGCAGAGCATCGGCGGAGTTCCCAGCATCACCGCAGTCTTCGTCATTCTCACGGGTGTGCTTGGAACGATGATGGGGCCCTCGGTGCTGCGCCTCTTCCACATTGAGAATGAAGTGGCGCGCGGAGTGTCGCTTGGCACCGCAGCGCATGGCACCGGCACCTCCAAGGCCTTCGAGCTTAGCTCGCTGACCGGCACCATCTCCAGTATCTCAATGATTCTGGCGGCGCTGTTCTCCATCGGACTGGCACCCGCAATGCTTGCAGTGTTCATTCATTAA